A window from Dehalococcoidia bacterium encodes these proteins:
- a CDS encoding ABC transporter substrate-binding protein yields MTRFAIALGAVLLLLAGAALAPLTAGPAAHAQAPAALVVQTSTEPPGLDLTATPASATAAVVFYNVQEALVKVDRHGRLVPWLAERWHTTDNRNFTFFLKRGVKFHNGREMKAADVKFVVERAMDPATKHPYPRYYDAIGDIIVRDDYTITFSLKRPDANFLLNLARQGSVIYPREAVDTLKSAPVGTGPYRFGEWVRGDRITLLRNPDYHVKGLPHLDRVTFRFIPDPNAVVAALKAGDIDASLFGLGPEHVADLRQDARFQVIVGDTTNDVVMAMNNARKPFSDVRVRRAITHAINKAEVLKGAMFGMGKILGSNVDPLNPYFVDVSSVLPYDPARARRLLAEAGYPNGFETVLKVAPQYYYTVRTGEIIADHLGKVGIKVRIEQIEWSQWLDRVFCRPAAGCKEPDYDLTIIGHAESWDIGNYANPKYYFRYDNPAFQELYQKSETTLDDKARRELYARMQRMLAEDAPVVFLYMHPRLAVAKKGVQGLWKDLPVPSADLSEVSWAK; encoded by the coding sequence ATGACTCGCTTCGCCATCGCGCTCGGCGCCGTCCTCCTGCTGCTGGCCGGCGCCGCCCTCGCCCCGCTCACCGCCGGCCCGGCCGCCCACGCCCAGGCGCCGGCCGCCCTGGTCGTGCAGACCTCGACCGAGCCGCCGGGGCTCGACCTCACCGCCACCCCGGCCTCGGCCACCGCGGCCGTCGTCTTCTACAACGTCCAGGAAGCGCTGGTGAAGGTGGACCGGCACGGCCGGCTGGTCCCCTGGCTGGCCGAGCGCTGGCACACGACCGACAACCGCAACTTCACCTTCTTCCTCAAGCGCGGCGTCAAGTTCCACAACGGGCGGGAGATGAAGGCCGCCGACGTGAAGTTCGTCGTCGAGCGGGCGATGGACCCGGCCACCAAGCACCCCTACCCGCGCTACTACGACGCCATCGGCGACATCATCGTCCGCGACGACTACACCATCACCTTCTCGCTCAAGCGCCCCGACGCGAACTTCCTGCTCAACCTGGCCCGGCAGGGCTCGGTCATCTACCCGCGGGAGGCCGTGGACACGCTCAAGAGCGCGCCGGTCGGCACCGGCCCCTACCGTTTCGGCGAGTGGGTGCGCGGCGACCGCATCACGCTCCTGCGCAACCCCGACTACCACGTCAAGGGCCTGCCGCACCTGGACCGGGTGACGTTCCGCTTCATCCCCGACCCCAACGCGGTCGTGGCCGCGCTCAAGGCCGGCGACATCGACGCCTCGCTGTTCGGCCTGGGGCCCGAGCACGTGGCCGACCTCCGGCAGGACGCGCGCTTCCAGGTCATCGTGGGCGACACCACCAACGACGTCGTCATGGCCATGAACAACGCCCGCAAGCCGTTCAGCGACGTCCGCGTGCGGCGGGCCATCACCCACGCCATCAACAAGGCCGAGGTCCTCAAGGGCGCCATGTTCGGCATGGGGAAGATCCTGGGCTCGAACGTCGACCCGCTGAACCCCTACTTCGTGGACGTCTCCAGCGTGCTGCCCTACGACCCGGCGCGGGCCCGGCGGCTGCTGGCCGAGGCCGGCTACCCGAACGGCTTCGAGACCGTGCTGAAGGTGGCCCCGCAGTACTACTACACGGTGCGCACCGGCGAGATCATCGCCGACCACCTCGGCAAGGTGGGCATCAAGGTCCGCATCGAGCAGATCGAGTGGAGCCAGTGGCTGGACCGCGTCTTCTGCCGCCCGGCCGCCGGCTGCAAGGAGCCCGACTACGACCTGACCATCATCGGGCACGCCGAGTCCTGGGACATCGGCAACTACGCCAACCCGAAGTACTACTTCCGCTACGACAACCCGGCCTTCCAGGAGCTCTACCAGAAGTCGGAGACGACGCTGGACGACAAGGCCCGGCGCGAGCTCTACGCGCGGATGCAGCGGATGCTGGCCGAGGACGCCCCGGTGGTCTTCCTTTATATGCACCCGCGGCTGGCGGTGGCCAAGAAGGGGGTGCAGGGGCTCTGGAAGGACCTGCCGGTGCCGTCGGCCGACCTCTCCGAGGTGTCGTGGGCGAAGTAG
- a CDS encoding HEPN domain-containing protein, producing the protein MANRAPDWLAQALRDLEQAEDSRKAGRHEWACFAAHQAAEKAVKALHLHLGQEAWGHVVARLLGELPAGHAASPDLVERGRVLDTFYIPPRYPNSHPEGAPFEHYGPLQSEEAISHAAQIIEFVRTQMA; encoded by the coding sequence ATGGCGAATCGTGCCCCGGACTGGCTGGCCCAGGCGCTCAGAGACCTGGAGCAGGCCGAGGACTCGCGCAAGGCGGGACGGCACGAGTGGGCGTGCTTTGCGGCCCATCAGGCGGCCGAGAAGGCCGTGAAGGCGCTTCACCTGCACCTCGGCCAGGAGGCCTGGGGACACGTGGTGGCCCGACTCCTCGGGGAGTTGCCGGCGGGCCATGCCGCCTCGCCGGACCTGGTGGAACGGGGACGTGTGCTGGACACGTTCTACATCCCGCCGCGATACCCCAACAGCCATCCCGAGGGGGCGCCGTTCGAACACTACGGTCCGCTCCAGAGCGAGGAGGCGATTAGCCACGCCGCTCAGATCATTGAGTTCGTCCGTACTCAGATGGCCTGA
- a CDS encoding ABC transporter permease: MRRYVLRRLAAFAATLFFVSLLVFVAIRVLPGDPALVIMGTEGSPEATARLRQALGLDRPLLVQYLDWVRRALGGDLGTSIQYDVPVGQLILSRLPVTLPLTLMAALVMVLLALPFGLYAATRHRRPGDYLTMVLSQVGIAVPSFWLGLLLILLFSVRLGWLQSGGFAGWEQGPWPAVRSLLLPALALGFFQGAVLIRATRSAVLDVLREDYVRTARAKGVRERLVLGKHALRNALIPIVTVAGVQLGQLMAGSIVLESVFALPGLGRLALGAITARDLPVVQGVTLFVASVIVAINFLVDLAYLLLDPRLRHE; the protein is encoded by the coding sequence GTGCGACGCTACGTCCTGAGGCGGCTGGCGGCGTTCGCCGCCACGCTCTTCTTCGTCTCGCTGCTCGTCTTCGTCGCCATCCGCGTGCTGCCCGGCGACCCCGCCCTGGTCATCATGGGCACCGAGGGGAGCCCCGAGGCCACCGCCCGCCTGCGCCAGGCGCTCGGACTCGACCGGCCGCTGCTCGTGCAGTACCTCGACTGGGTGCGTCGCGCGCTCGGCGGCGACCTCGGCACCTCCATCCAGTACGACGTGCCGGTCGGCCAGCTGATCCTGAGCCGCCTGCCGGTCACCCTGCCCCTCACGCTGATGGCCGCGCTCGTCATGGTGCTGCTGGCCCTGCCCTTCGGCCTCTACGCCGCCACGCGCCACCGCCGGCCGGGCGACTACCTGACGATGGTCCTCTCCCAGGTCGGCATCGCGGTGCCCTCGTTCTGGCTGGGCCTGCTGCTGATCCTGCTCTTCTCGGTGCGGCTGGGCTGGCTCCAGTCGGGCGGCTTCGCCGGCTGGGAGCAGGGGCCCTGGCCGGCCGTCCGCTCGCTGCTGCTGCCGGCCCTGGCGCTCGGCTTCTTCCAGGGCGCCGTCCTCATCCGGGCCACGCGCTCGGCCGTGCTCGACGTGCTGCGCGAGGACTACGTGCGCACCGCCCGGGCCAAGGGCGTGCGCGAGCGCCTCGTGCTGGGCAAGCACGCGCTGCGCAACGCGCTCATCCCGATCGTCACCGTGGCCGGCGTCCAGCTCGGGCAGCTCATGGCCGGCAGCATCGTGCTGGAGTCGGTGTTCGCCCTGCCCGGCCTGGGGCGCCTGGCCCTCGGCGCCATCACCGCCCGCGACCTGCCGGTGGTGCAGGGGGTGACGCTGTTCGTCGCCTCCGTCATCGTCGCCATCAACTTCCTGGTCGAC
- a CDS encoding nucleotidyltransferase domain-containing protein has translation MSSSVLRWPDAPTVAAALRRWAERAAAERPELRRVGYAGSYARGDWGVGSDLDVVLVVEDARLPFWRRPVEWDLTGLPVPADVLVYTEAEWRALDPARLIARVLAREVTWVWPP, from the coding sequence TTGAGTTCGTCCGTACTCAGATGGCCTGACGCTCCCACGGTCGCCGCCGCCCTCCGGCGCTGGGCCGAGCGCGCCGCCGCCGAGCGGCCGGAGCTGCGGCGAGTCGGGTACGCAGGCTCCTACGCCCGCGGCGACTGGGGCGTGGGGAGCGACCTCGATGTCGTCCTGGTGGTCGAGGATGCCCGCCTGCCGTTCTGGCGCCGTCCGGTCGAGTGGGACCTGACCGGTCTCCCCGTCCCGGCGGACGTGCTCGTCTACACCGAGGCCGAGTGGCGCGCCCTCGACCCCGCCCGGCTGATCGCCCGGGTACTGGCCCGCGAGGTCACCTGGGTGTGGCCACCGTGA